A section of the Neorhizobium galegae bv. orientalis str. HAMBI 540 genome encodes:
- a CDS encoding LysR family transcriptional regulator: MNILLDIGAFLATARAGSFSAAGRDLGVATSVITKRVKRLEEHLNTQLFVRTTRRLALTLDGERLRPRLQLLVGEIEETLATPNTHELGLTGSLRIKAPTTLTSMFFGDICAAFQAANPRVKMEIVLIDRSVNPLEEGFDVAIGALPQSYAYVIDHPLCPYPRVLCASRDYLASRKRPKTPTELVGHECITFHTIGTTWTFQMETSTINVEITSNFTANDSRVLLAAARQGLGLAILPRFLAQSDLDSGALEEVMPEFPVEPLWVKASVPRIKMNKVVVSEFISYVQKRFSEGVPDQVIPMF, from the coding sequence GTGAACATACTTCTCGATATCGGCGCATTCCTGGCGACCGCTCGCGCCGGCAGTTTTTCCGCCGCTGGCCGTGACTTAGGCGTCGCGACCTCGGTCATCACCAAGCGAGTCAAGCGGCTCGAAGAGCACCTCAATACCCAGCTTTTCGTGCGCACCACAAGACGATTGGCCCTGACGCTGGATGGCGAGCGGCTGAGGCCCCGTCTGCAGCTCCTGGTCGGTGAGATCGAGGAGACGCTGGCGACGCCGAATACCCACGAACTGGGGCTGACAGGTTCGCTGCGCATCAAGGCGCCGACAACGCTGACCTCGATGTTCTTCGGCGATATCTGCGCCGCGTTCCAGGCCGCCAATCCGCGGGTGAAGATGGAGATCGTGCTGATCGACCGTTCGGTCAATCCGCTCGAGGAGGGGTTCGACGTAGCGATCGGCGCGCTGCCTCAATCCTACGCTTATGTGATCGACCACCCGCTTTGCCCTTATCCACGCGTTCTCTGCGCATCGCGAGACTATCTGGCAAGCCGCAAGCGGCCGAAGACGCCCACCGAACTCGTCGGCCACGAATGCATCACCTTCCACACGATCGGCACGACCTGGACCTTCCAGATGGAGACGAGCACGATCAACGTGGAGATCACCTCGAATTTCACGGCCAACGATAGCCGGGTCCTGCTCGCGGCTGCCCGGCAGGGATTGGGACTGGCGATCCTGCCGAGATTCCTTGCGCAGTCGGATCTCGATAGCGGCGCGCTTGAAGAGGTGATGCCGGAGTTTCCGGTCGAGCCGCTCTGGGTGAAGGCGTCCGTGCCCAGGATCAAGATGAACAAGGTCGTGGTGTCCGAGTTCATATCCTACGTGCAGAAGCGGTTTTCGGAAGGGGTGCCGGATCAGGTCATTCCGATGTTCTGA
- a CDS encoding FAD-dependent oxidoreductase, translating into MAETLSRETRIVRREKSAPFRKLKADICVVGAGIAGISAALEAARLGRKVVIVDGQAALGGQAVNSIIATFCGLFSNGTHGYQFTYGVADRLLAHLESQDRSIYYRHGPNTTVVYYDEVVLGRWMESSILDAGIEVVLGAQILDVHVEGRRVVQTDFMTRYGGVSIEATGWVEASGDAALVWQAGFACRQPEKGGVFGTQMVVLENIDEAKQPTRYEIGDRMKEKAASYGLLRREGLGFTIPGRGIAAMNMTHVETPLDPVEASKKALEGKDQAARAVEFLKTEFPECFGNARIRSFGLPGIRQTRWIAGSHHLTVDEIKAGTRFDDAVARTAWPIELHDHGDGHHWITFDEEHAHYIPLGSLTPDECDNIAAAGRCVDADSAALSSIRVMGPCIAMGMAAANALDLAGTGSVHQIDRDALCERVSDNVEKKHYRWTGAETRAAS; encoded by the coding sequence ATGGCGGAAACGCTGAGCAGGGAAACGCGGATCGTCCGGCGCGAGAAATCGGCGCCGTTCCGCAAGCTCAAGGCGGATATCTGTGTCGTAGGCGCCGGGATCGCCGGCATTTCCGCAGCACTCGAAGCCGCGAGACTGGGCCGCAAGGTAGTCATCGTCGATGGCCAGGCGGCGCTCGGCGGACAAGCGGTCAATTCGATCATCGCCACGTTCTGCGGCCTGTTTTCGAACGGCACGCATGGCTACCAGTTTACCTATGGGGTCGCCGACAGGCTGCTCGCCCATCTCGAAAGCCAGGACCGGTCGATCTATTACCGCCACGGGCCGAACACCACGGTCGTCTATTACGACGAAGTGGTCCTCGGCCGCTGGATGGAGAGTAGCATTCTGGACGCCGGCATCGAGGTCGTGCTCGGTGCGCAGATCCTCGACGTGCATGTCGAAGGCCGCCGCGTCGTCCAGACCGATTTCATGACCCGTTATGGCGGCGTCTCGATCGAGGCGACCGGCTGGGTGGAGGCGAGCGGCGACGCGGCACTCGTCTGGCAGGCCGGTTTTGCCTGCCGTCAGCCGGAAAAGGGCGGCGTCTTCGGTACGCAGATGGTGGTGCTGGAAAACATCGACGAAGCCAAACAGCCGACCCGCTACGAGATCGGCGACCGGATGAAGGAAAAGGCGGCAAGCTACGGCCTGCTGCGCCGCGAAGGCCTCGGCTTCACCATTCCCGGTCGCGGCATTGCCGCCATGAACATGACCCATGTGGAAACCCCGCTCGATCCGGTAGAGGCCTCGAAAAAGGCGCTGGAAGGCAAGGACCAGGCGGCCCGCGCCGTGGAATTCCTGAAGACGGAATTTCCGGAATGTTTCGGCAATGCCCGCATCCGCTCCTTCGGCCTGCCGGGCATCCGCCAGACCCGCTGGATCGCCGGCAGCCATCACCTGACGGTCGACGAGATCAAGGCCGGCACCAGGTTCGACGACGCTGTTGCCCGCACCGCCTGGCCGATCGAGCTGCATGACCACGGCGACGGCCACCACTGGATCACCTTCGACGAAGAGCATGCCCACTACATTCCGCTTGGCAGCCTGACGCCGGACGAATGCGACAATATCGCCGCCGCCGGCCGCTGCGTCGATGCGGATTCCGCGGCCCTGTCGAGCATCCGCGTCATGGGGCCATGCATCGCCATGGGCATGGCCGCCGCCAACGCGCTCGACCTTGCCGGAACCGGCAGCGTGCACCAGATCGATCGCGATGCATTGTGCGAGCGGGTTTCCGACAACGTCGAAAAGAAGCATTATCGGTGGACGGGTGCGGAAACGCGCGCCGCATCGTGA
- a CDS encoding aconitase X, with translation MNLTDHEKAMYDGEQGRAKARAMDLLVRYGEALGAERLVETNNVAGAFNASTPSVQAIAEKGMEHVYSELNLDSDEVVDVPHMVAHTCQLITGIDNDNWELQGVDKALVDMQRANEKYLGRRGVNMFATCTPYQVGNVPVKGEHCAWMESSAVIYCNSVLGARTNVEGKESTGAAALTGRIPYWGFHITENRRGTHLVELDIEVDDMMDWGLLGYYIGEVIGEEIPVLKRTGRQPDLIKLKHFGAAAASSGGVEMYHIPGITPEADSIEEAFGGRKVKGTFRYGAKERRETYEKLQSSTEKKVDFIMLGCPHNSIDQMALIAHMLEDKKIHSDVQLWVHTPRAIKQVAERNGYIDVIREAGGVVMSDTCPAISRRLPAGTKVIATDSAKQAHYLPAITGVQGWFGSVSDCVDAALTGQWNGRV, from the coding sequence ATGAACCTGACGGATCACGAAAAGGCCATGTATGACGGCGAGCAAGGCCGCGCCAAGGCGCGCGCCATGGACCTGCTCGTTCGTTATGGCGAAGCGCTCGGCGCCGAACGGCTGGTCGAGACCAACAATGTCGCCGGCGCCTTCAACGCCTCGACGCCCTCTGTGCAGGCGATCGCCGAAAAGGGCATGGAACACGTCTATTCCGAACTGAACCTCGACAGCGACGAAGTCGTGGATGTGCCGCATATGGTGGCGCATACCTGTCAGTTGATCACCGGCATCGACAACGACAACTGGGAACTGCAGGGCGTCGACAAGGCGCTGGTGGACATGCAGCGCGCCAATGAGAAGTACCTGGGGCGACGCGGCGTCAACATGTTCGCCACCTGCACGCCCTATCAGGTGGGCAACGTGCCGGTGAAGGGAGAACACTGCGCCTGGATGGAATCGTCCGCCGTCATCTACTGCAACTCGGTTCTCGGCGCCCGCACCAATGTCGAGGGCAAGGAAAGCACCGGCGCCGCGGCGCTCACCGGCCGCATTCCCTATTGGGGTTTCCACATCACCGAAAACCGCCGCGGCACCCATCTGGTCGAGCTCGATATCGAGGTCGACGACATGATGGATTGGGGCCTCCTCGGTTATTACATCGGCGAAGTGATCGGCGAGGAAATCCCGGTCCTGAAGCGCACGGGCCGCCAGCCCGACCTCATCAAGCTCAAGCATTTTGGCGCAGCCGCCGCTTCGTCCGGCGGTGTCGAGATGTATCATATCCCCGGCATCACCCCGGAAGCGGATTCGATCGAAGAAGCCTTCGGCGGCCGCAAGGTCAAGGGCACGTTCCGCTACGGTGCCAAGGAACGCCGCGAGACCTATGAGAAGTTGCAGAGCTCGACCGAGAAAAAAGTCGATTTCATCATGCTCGGCTGTCCGCACAACTCCATCGACCAGATGGCGCTGATCGCCCACATGCTGGAGGATAAGAAGATCCATTCGGATGTGCAGCTCTGGGTGCACACACCGCGGGCGATCAAGCAGGTCGCCGAGCGCAACGGCTATATCGACGTCATCCGCGAAGCCGGCGGGGTCGTGATGAGCGACACCTGTCCCGCCATTTCCCGCCGTCTGCCGGCGGGGACGAAGGTCATCGCCACGGATTCCGCCAAGCAGGCGCATTACCTGCCGGCGATCACCGGCGTGCAGGGATGGTTCGGCTCGGTCAGCGATTGCGTCGATGCCGCCTTGACCGGCCAGTGGAACGGGAGGGTCTGA
- a CDS encoding aconitase X swivel domain-containing protein — MDISTETKPEIIELNGRKVVAGRAEGEALVTTETISGWGGINERTGTVIERRHEMRGVSFAGKILVFPGAKGSSGWSAYFHMTRLNGVQPAAMIFTRMTTKIALGAVVTRVPAITELDQDPLSVIETGDWVVVDADAGTVTVTKKS, encoded by the coding sequence ATGGATATCTCGACGGAAACCAAACCGGAAATCATCGAACTCAACGGCCGCAAGGTGGTGGCCGGCCGCGCCGAAGGCGAGGCGCTTGTTACAACCGAGACGATCTCTGGCTGGGGCGGCATCAACGAGCGCACCGGCACGGTCATCGAGCGCCGGCATGAAATGCGCGGCGTCTCCTTCGCCGGCAAGATTCTGGTTTTCCCCGGTGCCAAGGGCTCGTCCGGCTGGTCGGCCTATTTCCATATGACCCGATTGAACGGCGTGCAGCCAGCGGCGATGATCTTTACGCGGATGACCACCAAGATCGCCCTCGGCGCCGTCGTCACCCGCGTTCCGGCGATCACCGAGCTCGACCAGGACCCGCTTTCGGTGATCGAGACCGGCGACTGGGTGGTTGTCGATGCCGATGCCGGCACGGTGACCGTGACCAAAAAATCCTGA
- a CDS encoding SDR family oxidoreductase: MSKVAIVTGAGSGVGRAVAIGLLNAGYRTVLAGRRESELRGTAELAGGESLVVPTDVTDPAAVEALFAATEKAYGRLDLLFNNAGRGTPAVPIDELPLETWRAVIDLNLNGAFYCARAAFGMMRRQNPGGGRIINNGSISAHVPRPFQAAYTATKHAITGLTRQIALDGRPLNIVCGQVDIGNADTPMTVRMKEGALQADLTTAVEPVMDPKHVADAVLYMDGLPLEANVLFMTVMANGMPYAGRG; the protein is encoded by the coding sequence ATGTCGAAAGTAGCGATCGTAACCGGCGCGGGCTCGGGCGTTGGCAGGGCCGTCGCCATCGGGCTTCTGAACGCAGGTTATCGGACCGTGCTTGCCGGCCGGCGCGAGAGCGAGCTGCGGGGAACTGCGGAACTGGCCGGCGGTGAGTCGCTGGTGGTGCCGACCGACGTCACCGATCCGGCCGCCGTGGAGGCCTTGTTTGCGGCGACGGAAAAGGCCTATGGCCGCCTTGATCTTCTGTTCAACAATGCCGGACGTGGCACGCCGGCCGTTCCGATCGACGAATTGCCGCTTGAAACCTGGCGGGCGGTCATCGATCTCAACCTCAACGGCGCCTTCTATTGCGCCCGGGCGGCCTTCGGAATGATGCGGCGGCAAAACCCCGGCGGCGGGCGGATCATCAACAATGGTTCGATCTCGGCGCACGTGCCGCGTCCTTTCCAGGCCGCCTATACCGCCACCAAACACGCCATTACCGGCCTGACGCGTCAGATCGCGCTCGATGGGCGGCCGCTGAACATCGTCTGCGGCCAGGTGGATATCGGGAATGCCGACACGCCGATGACGGTGCGAATGAAGGAAGGCGCGCTGCAGGCAGACCTTACGACTGCCGTGGAACCGGTCATGGACCCGAAACACGTGGCTGATGCGGTGCTCTATATGGACGGATTGCCTTTGGAGGCCAATGTCCTGTTCATGACGGTGATGGCAAACGGCATGCCCTACGCCGGCCGCGGCTGA
- a CDS encoding NAD(P)-dependent alcohol dehydrogenase, with product MQQALVLEKKGVLSLREIDLPTDVGPGDVKIAIDTVGVCGSDVHYYTHGAIGPFVLREPMVLGHEAAGIVVEVGSEVKTLKVGDRVCMEPGVPNLSSRASKLGLYNVDPDVRFWATPPIHGVLTPEVIHPAAFTYRLPDNVSFAEGAMVEPFAIGMQAASRARIQPGDVGAVIGAGPIGIMVALAALAGGCARVFISDLSPDKLKIAGQYPGIIPVNITERPFAEVIAEQTGGWGADVVFEASGSPRAYAGMLDLVRPGGAFVLVGLPVEPVPLDVASAISKEVRFETVFRYANIFDRALELIASGKIDLKPLITGVFDFKDSIKAFERAAAGHPSDVKLQIVLSGKA from the coding sequence ATGCAGCAGGCACTGGTGCTTGAGAAAAAAGGCGTCCTCTCGTTGAGGGAAATCGATCTTCCGACCGACGTCGGGCCGGGCGACGTGAAGATCGCCATCGATACGGTCGGCGTCTGCGGCAGCGACGTTCACTATTACACCCACGGCGCGATCGGGCCCTTTGTTCTGCGCGAGCCGATGGTGCTCGGCCACGAAGCGGCCGGCATCGTCGTCGAAGTCGGCAGCGAGGTGAAGACCTTGAAGGTTGGTGACCGCGTCTGCATGGAGCCCGGCGTACCGAACCTTTCGTCCCGCGCGTCCAAGCTAGGTCTCTACAACGTCGATCCGGACGTCCGTTTCTGGGCGACGCCGCCGATCCACGGGGTGCTGACGCCGGAAGTCATCCATCCTGCAGCCTTTACCTACAGGCTGCCGGACAATGTCTCCTTTGCCGAAGGCGCCATGGTCGAACCGTTTGCGATCGGCATGCAGGCCGCGAGCCGCGCCCGCATCCAGCCCGGCGATGTCGGTGCGGTCATCGGTGCCGGCCCGATCGGCATCATGGTGGCGCTGGCAGCACTTGCCGGCGGTTGCGCCCGCGTGTTCATTTCGGATCTGAGCCCCGACAAGCTGAAGATCGCCGGCCAGTATCCGGGCATCATCCCCGTCAACATCACCGAACGGCCGTTCGCGGAAGTCATCGCCGAGCAGACCGGCGGCTGGGGCGCGGATGTGGTGTTCGAAGCGAGCGGCAGCCCGAGGGCCTATGCCGGCATGTTGGACCTGGTGCGGCCCGGCGGCGCCTTCGTGCTGGTCGGCCTGCCGGTCGAGCCGGTGCCGTTGGATGTCGCAAGCGCCATCTCCAAGGAGGTTCGCTTCGAGACCGTGTTCCGTTACGCCAACATCTTCGACCGGGCGCTGGAACTGATCGCCTCGGGCAAGATCGACCTGAAGCCGCTGATCACCGGCGTCTTCGATTTCAAGGATTCGATCAAGGCCTTCGAGCGGGCCGCAGCCGGACATCCATCGGACGTCAAGCTGCAGATCGTGCTGAGCGGCAAGGCCTGA
- a CDS encoding ParA family protein: MPVITFANTKGGAGKTTAVLLLATELVEQGYRVTILDADPQYWITRWHMLSPQNDKLNVISYVTQASIDRHISENRHKTDYFVLDLPGAQSPLLAKAIGLSDHVLIPIQGCAMDAQGGANVLELLRYLEEKANLHVPHSVVLTRVNSMVTTRALLAVKMLLAERKVEVLDTPIIERAAFRDIFDLGGTLYTMDENRISNLDKARQNARLFALEMLRRVPLHKPASLSKRFTRAA; the protein is encoded by the coding sequence ATGCCAGTCATTACCTTTGCCAACACCAAGGGCGGAGCGGGCAAGACCACCGCTGTGCTCCTTCTTGCGACCGAACTCGTTGAGCAAGGCTACCGCGTCACGATCCTGGATGCCGATCCGCAATACTGGATCACCCGCTGGCACATGCTCTCGCCGCAAAACGACAAGCTCAACGTTATTTCCTACGTGACGCAGGCCTCGATCGACCGGCATATTTCTGAAAACCGCCACAAGACCGATTATTTCGTGCTCGACCTCCCCGGCGCGCAGAGCCCGCTGCTCGCCAAGGCGATCGGCCTCTCCGACCACGTGCTGATCCCGATCCAGGGCTGCGCCATGGATGCCCAGGGCGGTGCAAACGTGCTCGAACTGCTGCGCTATCTCGAAGAAAAAGCCAATCTTCACGTGCCGCACTCGGTCGTTCTGACCCGCGTCAACTCGATGGTCACCACCCGTGCGCTGCTGGCGGTGAAGATGCTGCTTGCCGAGCGCAAGGTCGAAGTGCTGGACACGCCGATCATCGAACGCGCCGCTTTCCGCGACATCTTCGATCTCGGCGGCACGCTCTACACGATGGACGAAAACCGCATCAGCAATCTCGACAAGGCCCGGCAGAACGCCCGCCTGTTCGCGCTCGAAATGCTCCGCCGCGTGCCGCTTCACAAGCCGGCATCGCTTTCGAAGCGCTTTACCCGCGCCGCCTGA
- a CDS encoding protein-glutamate methylesterase/protein-glutamine glutaminase: MTGKIRVLIIDDSASVRQTLTAVLSADPDIEVIGAASDPFMAARKLREEIPDVITLDVEMPQMDGITFLRKLMAQHPIPVVMCSSLTESGSETLMQALEAGAVDVILKPKIGAADHLAESGERIRTAVKGAARARVGRLRPSRISDSGTTAKLTADAMLPPPKLGAMAKTTEMVVCVGASTGGTEALRELLEALPANSPGLVIVQHMPEKFTAAFAKRLNSLCEVEVKEAAEGDPVLRGHVLIAPGDKHMLLERRGARYEVSVRSGPLVSRHRPSVDVLFRSAARSAGANAMGVIMTGMGDDGARGMNEMHQAGAYTVAQDEASSVVFGMPKEAIAHGGVDKVVSLEQIAREILAADRRR, translated from the coding sequence ATGACCGGCAAAATTCGAGTTCTGATCATCGATGACTCAGCCAGCGTCCGCCAGACCCTGACGGCCGTCCTGTCGGCGGATCCGGATATCGAAGTCATAGGCGCGGCCAGCGATCCCTTCATGGCGGCGCGAAAGCTGCGCGAGGAAATTCCCGACGTCATCACGCTCGATGTGGAAATGCCGCAGATGGACGGCATCACTTTTCTCCGCAAGCTGATGGCGCAGCATCCCATCCCGGTGGTGATGTGTTCGTCGCTGACCGAAAGCGGCTCGGAAACGCTGATGCAGGCGCTTGAAGCGGGCGCTGTCGACGTCATCCTGAAACCGAAGATCGGCGCGGCCGATCACCTCGCCGAGTCCGGCGAAAGGATCCGCACCGCGGTCAAGGGAGCTGCACGCGCCCGTGTCGGCCGGCTGCGTCCGTCACGCATTTCCGACAGCGGCACGACCGCCAAGCTTACGGCCGATGCGATGCTTCCGCCTCCCAAGCTCGGAGCCATGGCGAAGACAACCGAAATGGTCGTCTGCGTCGGCGCCTCGACCGGCGGAACCGAAGCGCTGCGCGAACTTCTCGAAGCCCTGCCGGCCAATTCTCCGGGCTTGGTCATCGTCCAGCATATGCCGGAAAAATTCACCGCCGCCTTCGCCAAGCGTCTCAACAGCCTTTGCGAAGTCGAGGTCAAGGAAGCAGCCGAAGGCGATCCGGTACTGCGCGGCCATGTGCTCATCGCCCCCGGCGACAAACACATGCTGCTCGAACGGCGCGGCGCGCGTTATGAAGTCTCGGTCCGCTCGGGTCCGCTCGTCAGCCGCCATCGCCCTTCCGTCGATGTGTTGTTCCGGTCCGCCGCCCGCTCGGCCGGCGCCAACGCCATGGGCGTGATCATGACCGGCATGGGGGACGACGGCGCCCGCGGCATGAACGAGATGCACCAGGCGGGAGCCTACACTGTGGCCCAGGACGAGGCGTCGTCGGTGGTATTCGGCATGCCCAAGGAAGCCATCGCCCATGGCGGCGTCGACAAGGTCGTGTCGCTCGAGCAGATCGCCCGGGAAATCCTCGCCGCCGATCGTCGCCGGTAA